The genomic segment CGCGCGGGCGTTGAGCAGGATGCGGTCGGCGGTCAGCGTGCCCTGCACCACGACGCGGCAGGCGGCGGGATCGATCCTGAACCAGCCGCGCGTCGCGGTGGCGGCCTTGTCGTCGATGCCGATCGCGGCCTCGACGACATAGGACATGCGGTTGCAGATCTTGAGGTCGGCGATCGCCGGCGCGGAGGAGAAGAAGAAGGAGACGACGGCCGCGGGCAGCGTCATCAGGAAGCGGGTGAGGGGGGGGCGGCGCGGGCGACGCTCTGTCGGTTCGTCATGGCTGGGCTTGACCCGGCCATCCACGTCTTTGCCACGAGAAGAAAGGTCGTGGATGCCCGGGCCATCTGTGCGAAGACGCGCTTCGCGCTTTGGCCCGGGCATGACGGCTCTCGTGCGTGGCGTCTCTCGTCTCACTTGTGGATCAGCGTGCCCGTGCCCTGGTTGGTGAAGAGCTCGAGCAGCACCGCGTGCTGCATCTTGCCGTCGATGATGACGACGCCCTCGACGCCCTGCTCCAGGGCGTAGATGCAGGTCTCGACCTTCGGGATCATGCCGCCGGAGATGGTGCCGTCGGCGATCAGTTTTCGCGCGTCCTTCACCGACAATTGCGGGATCAGCTTCTTCGACTTGTCGAGCACGCCGGGCACGTCGGTGAGCAGCAGCAGGCGTTTTGCCTTGAGCGCGCCTGCGACGGCACCGGCAAAGGTGTCGGCGTTGATGTTGAGCGTCTGGCCCTCCTTGGAGGTCGCGAGCGGGGCCAGCACCGGGATCAGCTCGTAGCCGATCAGCTGGTTGAGCAAAGTGAGGTCGACCTTTTCGGGGTCGCCGACGAAGCCGAGGTCGACCGCCTTCTCGATATGCGAGTCCG from the Bradyrhizobium sp. WBAH42 genome contains:
- the argB gene encoding acetylglutamate kinase, whose amino-acid sequence is MTDISPLDQARILSEALPHMQQYDEETIVIKYGGHAMGDEETAKNFARDIVLLEQTAINPVVVHGGGPQIATMLKRLGIVSEFAAGLRITDAATIEIVEMVLAGSVNKQIVGYINEAGGKAVGLSGKDGNMVKATKTTRTIVDPDSHIEKAVDLGFVGDPEKVDLTLLNQLIGYELIPVLAPLATSKEGQTLNINADTFAGAVAGALKAKRLLLLTDVPGVLDKSKKLIPQLSVKDARKLIADGTISGGMIPKVETCIYALEQGVEGVVIIDGKMQHAVLLELFTNQGTGTLIHK